Part of the Rhodohalobacter sp. 614A genome is shown below.
AAACTGATAACGATGAGTGAGGAGCTGGAAAATGCAGATGAAGTTCAGTTTCGAAAAAGTGTCAGCAGCCTGATTCTTGACAACATGAATTCTACAGCCAGCGAACTTCAGACCGGAAAAATTATCCTTGATATAGTTAAAGTTGCAGGGAAAAGCGGATATTTATTGCCGGTTGAAATGAGTATGATTGGGAAAGCGCTTCTGAATTTGGACCAGGTTGCGCGAATATTGTCACCGGAGTTCAATCCCAATGAGGCAATCCGTAAACATGCGATGGAACTTACCAACAAACATTTATGGAAAGACCTGACGTCTTTGAACTTTTTTCCAACTGTTCTGGAGAGTAAGGAGCTGATTGAAAAAATGCCGGAGCGGCTGAATAAATTCCTGCGCAATGTAGCAGAAAATAAGGTTCAATTTAAAATAGATGCGCTGGATGAGGAACGCCTTATGATGGGCTTCCAGAAAGTAGCAAACCGGATTACAGTTGGCTTAATTCTGGCCGCACTCATTGTCGGTTCATCCTTGCTGATGCAGGTTCAAACTGAATTTACACTATTTGGTTATCCGGGCCTGGCAATGATCTTTTTCCTCGTCGCTGTATTGGGATCCGGTATGCTTGCCTTTCGGATTTTTGTATCGGATAAAAACGAGTAAAATAGTTTGACCCGAATCAATCCACATATTTATGATTCCACCAGTCCGGCTGATCTTTTAAATATTTGTCAAACCAGGAAATGATGCTCTCTTTCCAGAGTTTGTATTTTTTGTAGTCGAGGATGTGATGATCCTGTCCGTCAACTGTAACTAAAGCAGTTTCTTTTCCAAGAAGTTTTAGAGCGGTGTACATTTGCAGACTTTCTCCGAGCGGGACGTTTGTATCCGCAGCTCCATGTACAAAAAGAAGCGGGGTGGTCACTTGGTCTGCTGAAAAAAGCGGGCTCTGGTTTACATAAATATCCTTTCGGTTCCATGGGAATGAATTAGCTGCTGCAACCGCATTGTATTGGAATCCCCAATAACCTACGCCCCAATAACTTGAAAGATTACTGATTCCTGCATGACTGACGGCCGCTGCAAATATGTCGGTTTCCGTCATCAAAAGCATCGTCATAAATCCACCGAATGAAGCCCCGATGGCACCCACATTTTCACGATCGGCATATTCATGTTCATCCAAAAATTCACCCACTCCGGATATAATTTCTTGCGAAACAATTTTTCCCCAGTCGTTTACATGTAGCGCTGAAAAATCCTGTCCGTAGCCAACGGCACCACTGGGTTGCATCACATAGACAATGTAGCCCATCGCTGCATAAAGTTCTTTGGGATATCGTCCGCCAAAAGCACGGTTTACAGGAACGGTTCCCCCGTAATAGTAGGAAATAACAGGGTATTTTTTGTTCGGATCAAAATTTGGTGGGAAGTAGATCACACCGTCAATTTCAGTTCCTCTTTCGTTTGTGAATGTCCAAGTTTCGTGCTCGCCAAACTGTACATCAGCAAAATAGTCCTCTCCGGGATATCTCAGCAGAGTCGATTCATCATCTTCCAAATCATGCGTATAAACCTGAATCGGCTGGGAAATTCCTGTTCCTGAATAGACGGCAACACTCCCGTCTTTCGAAATATCCACACTAGAAACGGCATCAAGTTCGGTGGTAAGTTTTGTGAAGCGGGAACGGCGCACATCATATTTGTAGAGAGTATTGAATGAGCGGTCTGTTGTCTGGAAATAAATCGTATTTGAATCTCCCCAAATAGCATTGTCAATCGAGGGGGCAAAATCGTACGTGATGGGAGTGACATTGGCCGATTCGATCTCATACAAAAAAGCCTGGTAGTCATAATCATTTGGCGTCGTGCCTTCCGGTACATTCACGCCAATATCTCCAAACATTGTAGGTCCGCCTGTAAATAGTATCGTCTCGCCATTGGGAGAAAAACTTCCGCCACCGCCAAAATTGGCTGAGAAAAGAGAATCCGTTTCCAGGGTTTCAAGATTCAGCAACTGGTATTCGCTAATGCTGTAAGGACGCTGTGAATAATCGATATGAGCGCGTGAATAGAGCAATTGCGTCCCATCGGGGCTGATATCAAGAAGTGAAGTTGTCAGGCTTCCGGCGGTAAGTCGTTGCGTGGTTCCGTCCGGCACGTTCAGTTTGTAAAGAAAATTTCTGTTGCCAAACCAGGGACGCCGGGCTTCCACATCACCAAGTAGTTCCACGCCGGAATCGTTGGACTCTGGTTCTTCGGAAATGGTATAAATAATGAATGTTCCATCGGGCGACCACCGGTAACTTCCGAAATCGGATACACCTTCCAAAAGCTTTTGCTGCGATCCGGTGTCCAAATCAGAAAGCCAAAGTGTAGTTTTCCCATCGTTTGATTCTGTATATGTAAACTTTAACCCTTCCGGAGCCCATTGTAGCCTTCCAAAGTTCTCCGTGCCCTTGTATTCCCGGTAGAGATCTCCTGAATCAGTTTCCCTGATTTCAATCCAGGATTCGGTTTTTCCATCCGGTGACGAAGATTTGCTAATTCGCATGGCTGCAAGGCTGCCATCTGCGGAAAGCGCAAGATTACTGACCGACGGCTGGTTGGACAATGTTTCCAAATCGAGAGTTTTCATGGGAGTGAGAGACGGAGAGACCGACGCTTCGCTGTTCCAGGAAACAGTAGCGGAAAGAGTAAAGTCAGCACTGTTTTCAGGATCGTACATGGAGCGAATCATTACGAGATGTTTGCCTTGGGTAAGCATTAATTTTTCGCTTTGAAAACCAGCCTCAGCATCTTCATCTTGGCTGCCGGTTTTGGTCGATTTGGCTGTTCCATTTATGTATAATTTAAAAGGATGATGACTCTTTACTTCGAGAGTTGCTTCCGTAAATCGTTCTGAACTCAGGTAGAATGCTGCCCAGTAATTTTGTGGATGTTGGCTTCCATTCGTTTCCAACACTAACGTTTCCCCAGACGCAGATTTCCACTCCAGTTCATTGTTCTGAGACCAGCCAATCACATTCCCATCTTCAGGATGCCAAGCGGAAACATCTACGGGTTCATGGCTCAGCAGATCAGACAATTCAAACGTTTTATTCTGAATGTTTTTTTGCTCGTGATAAACCGGGAGTTGCGTCTCAACCGGTCCGAGAATCAGCCATTCTGGAATAGTTGTTGAATTTTCCTGAGCATTCGCTGAAGAGAAAAAGCAGAAGACAAGAAGAATAAAGAACAATAGTGATTTATGTATACGCATGAGAACAGTTTTAAATTGAAAATCTTGTTGTGTTGAAAGCCAACCCTGCAATCTTTAAAAATATACAATTAATTTGATAAGACTTCGGTAGATATCATGGTCAAGTGGAACGAATCAGGAAGAAAATTAGTTTAACATTAAACAATTTTGAATCATCAAATGAAACAGGAATTATGAAACGCGAGAACAAAGGAATTCACCACATCTCAATTATTTCCGGGGATGCTCAAACCAATGCTGATTTTTATGTAAAGAAGCTTGGCCTGCGGATGGTTTTAAAGTCCGTGAATCAAGATGATGCGGGTACCTATCACTTGTTTTATGCCAATGCCGAAGGTGAGCCAGGTTCAAGCATCACGTTTTTTCCCTGGAAGAGAGCTGTAAAGTCAATCAGAGGAGTGGGGGAGGTTGAACGCATTTCGTTTTCAGTACCTGAGGGCTCGATCTCTTATTGGAAGCAACGATTTGAGGATTTGGAGATTCCTTTTGATGAACCGTTTGAGCGATTTGGCAAACCTGTTTTACCGTTTGAAGATCCGGACGGATTGCAGCTTGAAATCATTGAAGACGGCCGGTCCAACGATTT
Proteins encoded:
- a CDS encoding S9 family peptidase — encoded protein: MRIHKSLLFFILLVFCFFSSANAQENSTTIPEWLILGPVETQLPVYHEQKNIQNKTFELSDLLSHEPVDVSAWHPEDGNVIGWSQNNELEWKSASGETLVLETNGSQHPQNYWAAFYLSSERFTEATLEVKSHHPFKLYINGTAKSTKTGSQDEDAEAGFQSEKLMLTQGKHLVMIRSMYDPENSADFTLSATVSWNSEASVSPSLTPMKTLDLETLSNQPSVSNLALSADGSLAAMRISKSSSPDGKTESWIEIRETDSGDLYREYKGTENFGRLQWAPEGLKFTYTESNDGKTTLWLSDLDTGSQQKLLEGVSDFGSYRWSPDGTFIIYTISEEPESNDSGVELLGDVEARRPWFGNRNFLYKLNVPDGTTQRLTAGSLTTSLLDISPDGTQLLYSRAHIDYSQRPYSISEYQLLNLETLETDSLFSANFGGGGSFSPNGETILFTGGPTMFGDIGVNVPEGTTPNDYDYQAFLYEIESANVTPITYDFAPSIDNAIWGDSNTIYFQTTDRSFNTLYKYDVRRSRFTKLTTELDAVSSVDISKDGSVAVYSGTGISQPIQVYTHDLEDDESTLLRYPGEDYFADVQFGEHETWTFTNERGTEIDGVIYFPPNFDPNKKYPVISYYYGGTVPVNRAFGGRYPKELYAAMGYIVYVMQPSGAVGYGQDFSALHVNDWGKIVSQEIISGVGEFLDEHEYADRENVGAIGASFGGFMTMLLMTETDIFAAAVSHAGISNLSSYWGVGYWGFQYNAVAAANSFPWNRKDIYVNQSPLFSADQVTTPLLFVHGAADTNVPLGESLQMYTALKLLGKETALVTVDGQDHHILDYKKYKLWKESIISWFDKYLKDQPDWWNHKYVD